A window from Citrus sinensis cultivar Valencia sweet orange chromosome 3, DVS_A1.0, whole genome shotgun sequence encodes these proteins:
- the LOC127901466 gene encoding uncharacterized protein LOC127901466 isoform X3 has product MPEAESGCSLQNANPCVDPTEHLPLAFLRSEFIPTAPTRSTSTIDWLPDFAGYSWVAYGASSLLVISHFPSPLSQEEALIGPIFRQVFALSDNSLPVTSISWSPETPSIGELAAASENCIFVFAHDSASSKGSFCWSQNAILVQGTKVEAIEWTGSGDGIVAGGMETVLWKKKNTLWEIAWKFKENYPQNLVSATWSIEGPSATAASMSQLDLLGPKEAGKCVFICCSDGKSEYIKLELCHPQPVSMVQWRPSTRRHSPGDTKRSQRHVLLTCCLDGTVRLWCEMDSGKTRKVAKDTNDHKTIRRSFCVGAIIEINQALNGALGMDIVITWAKEIRCMFETGEGANHFISTGVYEHGGTGKCEWLVGYGPGSLVTLWAIHCLDDISPLRFPRVTLWKKQNLELEHPHNSGFSGFQGQSLLNKVVISRDCVSGLPTICSLVHLSHCNSLVWSLLHAQRSGDVEDVSSDKSSTGQILSCSASRILSIEGHTGKILQVAVHPCVSEFELAVSLDSNGLLLFWSLSTISNCISDLPTLMPSWKLCGKLRTRKSCSNYTSLRWAPSLLDEDMVLLMGHVGGIDCFIVKISQTEVDDIVCHYVCTIPFTGHGHYEDGPANIFSVPLPSCNDKTVMYNKFMLLGVWLKGLESLSWEITFHSFDLSESCCGCIDDNNTVKCSMCKFETTFCGKKYFIGVNPCSSQFPEPHTRNWVTSFAVVCPNNLVPMQQKLVYDNDPCSKIPPYTMATGYSDGSLRLWRSELGGSSTSCMPWELVGMLVAHQGPVSAISLTDGGRKIATVSAASHSNAVSNVRIWESVCVTELGSFVLEDTLSFDTNIVAVNWLTLENGQSLLGVCLQNELKVYAQRHYGGQILLDTKNSLKMQNWFCLAFSPTFAAHDFTWGRRAIAIVVHQSYLSIYSQFLFLIDKKHQAKCNSNVFIDNFCCHKSGINENIVSTIFTVCDSESSAGDQRGDYESAPSVNIDMKNDHLVASDQLKCGGAILGSWSMLEIAEKLRGSLPVYHPKALFLNIYSGNWKRAYVSVRHLVENLPSNYPSEKRYCYTKSSHIVPQILLSTYFEGLLSKGSTDNGFQWSGLNTFSTSLQFRQFAYNMDLDASNSSSSTKSELSGFVELLQNVYELAGVTDAEKMEILAVVDLLNEFDNKHSASVYENLDEPGQRFWVELRFQLLCFFRRFGKLVSAEELAVDSRLIAWAFHSECQETLFGSILPNEPTWPEMRALGVGFWYTDVTQLRTRMEKLARLQYLKKKDPKDCALLYIALNRIQVLAGLFKISKDEKDKPLVGFLSRNFQEEKNKAAALKNAYVLLGRHQLELAIAFFLLGGDAASAVTVCARNLGDVQLALVICRLVEKHGGPLERNLVTKFILPSSIERGDYWLTSLLEWELGNYSQSFLTMLGFQSTAVINNFALSSNSVAFMDPSIGLYCLMLANKNSMRNAIGEKNAAILGRWAALMRATALNRCGLPLEALDCLSSSPSTIGGTDQESVLNIGHSHILPEILKPSAATGSSNWLLRDVALHLESCAKLDLSLQYFSKLIRDHPSWPDLGFGRASKCFMDFEIHQYEKLVQNFQQKLYTALAFFEQRFSMDSSSLIAKILSLLCNNGLLFIGYDLLHGYICQGKSQEKSSDTVDGLSLYFCQHKPLLKAAEDISIFLSRFIAATSITCSHLKSTNSENVRHHEVRSRWSNAQGYYFQSIIFSLWSLRAAMRTFSGSFPEELITPLFLLDLYEYYVHFASAWLQRDSKGLLQVLQPVLITYTNGHTPYEVDMNNLKTFFHQSAELLTRNTSIDNMVGDLQVSKFVDDERSTDLMNSIPEDERWQIMGACLWQHMSRFMKHKLNSMSVKLDENHSSRLLGGHISSWTSSLTNPESASIGLKEQMRLLTLFLAQLLKSALLHISSHHVKQLAFFLRYKVENGFDIPTRRWLQEATPSQSGTLYQHLNQIVVSMNIINNKDEAAISELLWDVCSDPSIIHEGFTQEKLNWRSYINCKLSKGWSHINEGVKLKHEIKKTCKNEDKLGSTLASGEVGSASKDLFRNSRTSPRSWHKDANMANEVIPFQAPKEICKRNGELFEALCVNSIDQRQGAIASNRKGIVFFNLEDEIPLHDQLKYIWADADWPQNGWAGSESTPVPTFVSPGVGLGSNKGAHLGLGGATIGVGSLARPGRDLTGGLAFGIPGYAGIGASALGWETQDDFEDYVDPPATVENISTRAFSSHPLRPFFLVGSSNTHIYLWESVFTSLG; this is encoded by the exons atGCCAGAAGCAGAATCAGGCTGTAGTTTACAAAACGCAAACCCTTGCGTGGATCCAACAGAACACCTTCCACTTGCTTTCCTCAGATCCGAATTCATCCCGACCGCCCCGACCCGATCCACATCCACCATCGACTGGCTACCGGATTTCGCCGGTTACTCATGGGTGGCGTACGGAGCATCATCTCTCCTGGTGATTTCTCATTTCCCTTCTCCTCTCTCTCAAGAAGAAGCCCTAATTGGTCCCATTTTCCGCCAAGTTTTCGCGCTCTCTGACAATTCGTTGCCGGTAACCTCCATTTCTTGGTCTCCCGAGACTCCTTCAATCGGCGAGCTGGCTGCTGCCTCGGAGAATTGTATCTTCGTCTTTGCTCATGACTCAGCGAGCTCCAAAG GTTCTTTTTGTTGGAGCCAGAATGCAATTCTTGTACAAGGTACGAAGGTGGAGGCAATTGAGTGGACAGGATCTGGTGATGGGATCGTTGCTGGTGGAATGGAGACTGTTCtgtggaaaaagaagaacacaTTGTGGGAAATAGCTTGGAAGTTTAAAGAGAATTATCCTCAGAATCTTGTTTCTGCAACCTGGTCAATTGAGGGACCTTCAGCAACTGCAGCTTCCATGAGTCAACTGGACCTTTTAGGACCTAAGGAGGCGGGAAAATGTGTGTTTATTTGTTGTAGTGATGGAAAGTCTGAATACATAAAACTCGAGCTGTGTCATCCTCAGCCTGTTTCAATGGTACAATGGAGACCATCAACCAGAAGGCATTCACCGGGAGACACAAAACGATCACAGAGGCATGTGCTGCTTACTTGCTGCTTAGACGGAACTGTTAGATTATGGTGTGAGATGGACAGTGGGAAGACAAGAAAAGTTGCCAAGGACACTAATGATCATAAAACCATAAGACGATCTTTTTGTGTTGGTGCTATAATTGAGATAAATCAGGCGTTGAATGGAGCACTGGGCATGGACATAGTTATAACATGGGCAAAAGAAATAAGATGTATGTTTGAAACAGGTGAAGGAGCTAACCATTTCATTTCTACAGGGGTGTATGAACATGGGGGAACTGGAAAATGTGAGTGGTTAGTTGGGTATGGTCCTGGAAGTTTGGTTACCTTGTGGGCCATCCATTGTCTTGACGACATTTCCCCTTTGAGGTTTCCCCGTGTCACATTAtggaagaaacaaaatttggaACTTGAACACCCTCATAATTCTGGTTTTTCAGGTTTTCAGGGGCAATCACTTCTTAATAAAGTTGTTATTTCAAGAGATTGTGTGTCTGGCCTTCCAACTATTTGCTCTTTGGTTCATTTGTCACATTGTAATTCCTTGGTCTGGTCTTTACTACATGCTCAAAGATCAGGAGATGTAGAGGACGTATCTTCTGATAAATCCAGCACAGGACAAATCTTGTCATGTTCTGCCAGTAGGATTTTAAGCATAGAAGGTCATACTGGAAAAATCTTACAAGTTGCAGTACATCCTTGTGTCTCTGAATTTGAATTGGCTGTTTCACTGGATTCTAATGGTTTGCTGTTATTCTGGTCACTTTCCACCATTTCAAACTGCATCTCTGACCTTCCAACATTAATGCCCTCATGGAAGCTTTGTGGAAAGCTCAGAACTCGAAAGTCATGTTCCAATTATACAAGCCTGAGGTGGGCACCTTCACTTCTGGATGAAGACATGGTTCTTCTCATGGGTCATGTCGGAGGAATTGATTGTTTTATAGTAAAAATTTCTCAAACTGAAGTGGATGATATAGTGTGTCACTATGTTTGCACTATACCTTTTACTGGTCATGGTCATTATGAGGATGGTCCCGCTAATATCTTCTCTGTACCTTTGCCATCTTGTAATGATAAAACTGttatgtataataaatttatgctTTTGGGGGTATGGTTGAAAGGGCTTGAGTCTTTATCATGGGAAATCACCTTTCACTCTTTTGATTTATCTGAAAGCTGCTGCGGATGTATTGATGATAACAATACTGTTAAATGCAGCATGTGCAAGTTTGAAACTACTTTttgtggaaaaaaatatttcattggTGTCAATCCTTGTTCATCACAATTTCCTGAGCCTCACACCCGCAATTGGGTTACAAGTTTTGCAGTGGTTTGTCCAAATAATTTGGTGCCTATGCAACAAAAGTTGGTTTATGACAATGATCCGTGCAGTAAAATTCCTCCATATACTATGGCTACAGGCTACTCTGATGGCAGTTTGAGATTGTGGAGAAGTGAACTTGGTGGGTCATCAACCTCTTGTATGCCTTGGGAGCTCGTGGGAATGTTAGTTGCTCATCAAGGTCCTGTTTCTGCTATCTCTTTGACTGATGGTGGGAGGAAGATTGCTACTGTTTCTGCTGCAAGTCATTCAAATGCTGTCAGCAATGTTCGCATATGGGAGTCTGTCTGTGTTACAGAATTAGGGAGCTTTGTGTTGGAAGATACATTATCTTTTGATACAAATATTGTAGCTGTAAATTGGTTAACTTTAGAAAATGGTCAGTCTTTACTTGGTGTTTGCTTGCAGAATGAGCTGAAAGTATATGCTCAGAGGCATTATGGGGGTCAAATTTTGTTGGACACTAAAAATTCTTTGAAGATGCAAAATTGGTTTTGCCTTGCGTTTTCTCCTACTTTTGCTGCTCATGACTTCACCTGGGGTCGCAGGGCCATTGCCATTGTTGTTCATCAGAGCTACCTTAGTATCTATAGTcagtttttgtttcttatagATAAAAAACATCAGGCCAAATGCAATTCGAATGTTTTCATAGACAATTTTTGTTGCCACAAGAGTGGAATCAATGAAAACATTGTTTCTACGATATTCACAGTTTGCGACAGTGAATCCTCAGCTGGAGATCAAAGGGGAGATTATGAGTCTGCTCCTTCTGTAaatattgatatgaaaaatgatCACCTTGTAGCAAGTGATCAACTGAAATGTGGTGGAGCCATTCTTGGTTCCTGGAGCATGCTGGAAATAGCTGAGAAGTTAAGAGGATCTTTGCCTGTTTATCATCCAAAGGCGCtgtttttgaatatatattcaG GCAACTGGAAGCGTGCATATGTGTCTGTGAGGCATCTTGTTGAAAATCTTCCCTCTAATTATCCATCTGAGAAGAGATATTGCTATACAAAGTCTAGCCATATTGTTCCACAAATCCTTCTGTCAACGTACTTTGAAGGGCTTCTCTCAAAAGGTTCAACTGATAATGGATTTCAATGGAGTGGGCTTAATACATTTTCAACGTCTTTGCAGTTTCGCCAATTTGCTTACAATATGGACTTAGATGCTTCCAATTCCAGTTCATCAACAAAATCGGAGTTAAGTGGCTTTGTTGAGTTACTTCAGAATGTCTATGAGCTAGCAGGTGTAACTGACGCAGAAAAGATGGAAATTCTTGCAGTTGTAGATCTATTGAACGAATTTGATAATAAGCACTCTGCTTCAGTCTATGAAAATCTTGATGAACCTGGGCAAAG GTTTTGGGTGGAATTAAGATTTCAGCTACTATGTTTCTTTCGAAGGTTTGGTAAATTGGTATCTGCAGAAGAGTTGGCTGTTGACTCCAGGCTTATAGCATGGGCTTTCCATTCTGAGTGTCAAGAAACTTTGTTTGGTTCTATTTTACCTAATGAACCAACTTGGCCAGAAATGCGGGCTTTGGGTGTTGGATTTTGGTATACCGATGTAACACAATTGCGCACAAGG atgGAGAAACTGGCAAGATTGCAATACCTGAAGAAGAAAGATCCCAAGGATTGTGCACTTTTATATATAGCACTGAATAGAATTCAAGTTTTGGCTGGccttttcaaaatcagcaaGGATGAGAAGGACAAACCGCTTGTGGGATTTCTTTCTCGCAATTTTCAG GAGGAGAAAAATAAGGCAGCGGCACTGAAAAATGCATATGTCTTACTGGGGAGACATCAATTAGAGCTAGCTATTGCTTTCTTTCTGCTTGGAGGTGATGCTGCTTCTGCAGTCACTGTGTGCGCAAGAAACCTTGGGGATGTACAGCTCGCACTAGTAATCTGTCGGCTTGTGGAGAAGCATGGTGGACCATTGGAGCGTAATCTTGTGACAAAGTTTATACTTCCATCTTCAATTGAGAGGGGAGACTACTGGCTCACTAGCCTTCTGGAG TGGGAATTAGGAAACTATTCTCAGTCTTTTCTCACCATGCTGGGTTTCCAATCAACTGCTGTAATCAACAATTTTGCTCTTTCTTCCAATAGTGTTGCTTTTATGGATCCCAGTATTGGCTTGTATTGCCTCATGCTAGCAAACAAAAATAGCATGAGGAATGCAATAGGGGAGAAAAATGCTGCAATCCTTGGTCGGTGGGCAGCTTTGATGAGAGCTACTGCCTTGAACAGATGTGGCCTTCCT CTTGAAGCTTTGGATTGCCTTTCATCTTCTCCCAGCACTATTGGGGGTACAGATCAGGAAAGTGTATTGAATATTGGACATTCTCATATTCTACCTGAGATTCTGAAGCCTTCTGCTGCTACTGGTTCTTCTAACTGGCTATTACGTGATGTTGCTTTGCATCTGGAGTCCTGCGCTAAGTTGGATTTATCTCTCCAgtatttctcaaaattaattaggGACCATCCTAGTTGGCCTGATTTAGGATTTGGTAGAGCGAGTAAATGCTTTATGGATTTTGAGATTCATCAATATGAGAAATTAGTGCAAAATTTTCAACAGAAGTTATATACTGCACTTGCATTTTTTGAGCAGAGATTTTCAATGGATTCTTCCTCTCTAATTGCAAAG ATTTTAAGCTTGTTATGCAACAATGGATTATTGTTCATTGGATATGATTTATTACATGGATATATTTGTCAAGGAAAGTCACAAGAAAAGAGTAGTGATACAGTTGATGGCCTCTCCTTGTATTTTTGTCAGCATAAGCCCCTTTTGAAGGCTGCTGAAGATatctccatttttctttcacgGTTTATTGCTGCCACTAGCATTACTTGCTCCCATTTGAAATCCACTAATAGTGAAAATGTTAGGCATCATGAAGTTAGATCTAGGTGGTCAAATGCTCAGGGGTATTATTTTCAATCTATCATATTCTCGCTGTGGAGTTTAAGAGCTGCTATGAGGACTTTTTCTGGCTCCTTCCCTGAAGAGCTCATaactcctctttttcttcttgatttATATGAATATTATGTGCATTTTGCCTCTGCTTGGCTTCAGAGAGATTCAAAAGGTCTTCTTCAGGTGCTTCAACCTGTCTTGATCACATATACCAATGGACATACTCCGTATGAAGTTGATATGAATAATCTGAAGACATTTTTTCACCAAAGTGCGGAGTTGTTAACCCGCAATACATCAATTGACAATATGGTTGGGGACCTTCAGGTTTCTaaatttgttgatgatgaaaGAAGTACAGATCTTATGAATTCAATTCCAGAAGATGAAAGATGGCAAATCATGGGGGCTTGCTTGTGGCAACACATGTCCAGGTTTATGAAACATAAGCTCAATTCGATGTCCGTTAAACTTGATGAGAATCATTCTTCTAGACTTTTGGGGGGCCACATCTCTTCCTGGACTTCTAGTTTGACAAATCCTGAATCTGCTAGTATCGGCTTAAAGGAACAAATGAGGTTGCTCACTTTGTTTTTGGCTCAATTACTGAAGTCCGCATTGTTGCATATATCTTCTCATCATGTGAAACAACTTGCATTTTTCCTACGGTATAAGGTAGAAAATGGATTTGATATCCCTACTAGGAGATGGTTACAAGAAGCTACTCCATCTCAATCTGGAACCCTCTATCAACATTTAAATCAGATTGTTGTGAGTATGAACattataaataacaaagatGAAGCAGCCATATCTGAATTATTATGGGATGTTTGTTCTGATCCCAGTATAATACACGAAGGTTTCAcgcaagaaaaattaaattggcgATCTTATATCAATTGTAAACTGTCTAAAGGATGGAGTCACATAAATGAAGGTGTCAAGTTGAAGCATGAAATCAAAAAGACCTGTAAAAATGAAGATAAGTTAGGCAGTACTTTGGCCAGTGGTGAAGTTGGATCAGCTAGTAAAGATCTTTTCCGGAATAGTCGTACTTCTCCTAGGTCCTGGCACAAAGATGCAAACATGGCAAATGAGGTTATACCATTTCAAGCGCCCAAGGAAATATGCAAGAGAAATGGGGAACTCTTTGAG GCACTGTGTGTCAACTCCATTGACCAAAGGCAAGGTGCAATCGCTAGCAACCGAAAG ggaattgttttctttaacCTGGAAGATGAGATACCTCTCCACGATCAATTAAAGTATATCTGGGCAGATGCTGATTGGCCACAGAATGGTTGGGCTGGTTCAGAATCAACTCCAGTTCCAACTTTTGTTTCTCCTGGTGTTGGTCTTGGGAGCAATAAAGGGGCACACCTTGGATTGGGTGGTGCAACCATTGGTGTCGGATCTTTAGCAAGACCAGGGAGAGACTTGACTGGTGGGTTAGCATTTGGGATTCCTGGTTATGCTGGTATTGGAGCATCTGCCTTAGGTTGGGAAACTCAAGATGATTTTGAGGATTATGTGGATCCACCAGCTACAGTAGAAAATATAAGTACAAGGGCTTTCTCAAGTCACCCTTTAAGGCCTTTTTTCTTGGTTGGTTCTAGCAATACACACATTTACTTGTGGGAG TCTGTCTTCACATCACTCGGATAG